In Mastomys coucha isolate ucsf_1 unplaced genomic scaffold, UCSF_Mcou_1 pScaffold5, whole genome shotgun sequence, one genomic interval encodes:
- the LOC116077686 gene encoding immunity-related GTPase family M protein 1-like isoform X1, translating into MDLVMKLPQNIWKTFTLLINMAKSLKLLISPSSKSITAGELVYTSQNSSSPEVMEEIGKAVAEGNLQKVIGIVKDEMQSKSKYTVKIAVTGDSGNGMSSFINALRLIGHDEEDSAPTGVVRTTQKPARYSSSHFPYVDLWDLPGLGATAQSVKSYLEEMQISTFDLIIIIASEQFSSNHVKLAEAMQRMRKRFYVVWTKLDRDLSTSTFPEPQLLQSIQKNIRENLQQAQVREPPVFLVSCFSPSFHDFQELRNTLQKDISNIRYRDPLETITQVCDKCISNKALSLKEYQMLTKRLEAAASPSDDTADLERGLETYQRLFGVDDGSLQRVAQSTGRLEMGSRALRLQNLLQMDRRLGLMMCFAVNMFLRVLGSSLWCGLWNFVIRYFRHQRHKLIIEIVAKHTKTFLRSALKDSTLPPEILWEGSGLPSSGIQAASGGSFC; encoded by the exons ATGGATTTAGTCATGAAGTTGCCACAAAATATATGGAAG ACTTTTACACTTCTTATAAACATGGCAAAATCTCTCAAGCTCCTCATCAGCCCATCGTCTAAATCCATCACTGCTGGTGAGTTAGTCTATACCAGCCAGAACTCTTCCTCtccagaagtcatggaggaaatTGGCAAGGCTGTGGCAGAGGGGAATTTACAGAAAGTGATAGGTATAGTCAAAGATGAAATGCAGAGTAAGTCTAAATACACAGTCAAGATCGCTGTGACTGGGGACTCTGGCAATGGCATGTCATCCTTCATCAATGCCCTTAGGCTCATTGGACATGATGAAGAAGATTCAGCTCCCACTGGGGTGGTGAGGACCACCCAGAAACCAGCCCGTTACTCCTCCTCCCACTTTCCCTATGTGGATCTGTGGGACCTGCCTGGCTTAGGGGCCACAGCCCAGAGTGTGAAGAGCTACCTGGAGGAGATGCAGATCAGCACATTCgacctcatcatcatcatcgcttCTGAGCAGTTCAGCTCAAATCATGTGAAGCTGGCTGAAGCCATGCAGAGGATGAGAAAGAGGTTCTATGTCGTCTGGACCAAGCTGGACAGGGACCTCAGCACAAGTACCTTCCCTGAACCCCAGCTACTGCAGAGTATCCAAAAGAATATCCGGGAGAATCTCCAGCAGGCTCAGGTGAGGGAGCCCCCCGTATTCCTGGTGTCCTGCTTTAGTCCGTCTTTTCACGACTTCCAAGAGCTGAGAAACACACTGCAAAAAGACATCTCCAACATCAGGTATAGAGATCCTTTAGAGACCATTACTCAGGTCTGCGACAAATGCATCAGCAATAAGGCGCTCTCTCTGAAGGAGTATCAGATGCTCACGAAACGCCTGGAGGCAGCTGCCAGCCCCTCAGATGATACTGCCGACCTGGAGAGGGGTCTGGAAACCTACCAGAGGCTCTTTGGTGTGGATGATGGGTCACTTCAGAGGGTAGCTCAGAGTACAGGGAGACTAGAGATGGGCTCCAGGGCCTTGCGGCTCCAGAACTTGCTCCAGATGGACAGGAGACTGGGGCTCATGATGTGTTTTGCCGTGAACATGTTCCTCCGGGTTCTTGGAAGCTCACTGTGGTGTGGCTTGTGGAACTTCGTCATTCGCTACTTCAGACACCAGAGACACAAGCTCATCATTGAAATAGTTGCTAAGCACACCAAGACCTTCCTGAGGAGCGCTCTGAAGGACTCTACCCTCCCTCCTGAAATCCTTTGGGAAGGGTCTGGCTTACCCTCAAGTGGAATTCAGGCTGCCTCAGGAGGGTCTTTTTGCTGA
- the LOC116077686 gene encoding immunity-related GTPase family M protein 1-like isoform X2, whose translation MDLVMKLPQNIWKTFTLLINMAKSLKLLISPSSKSITAGELVYTSQNSSSPEVMEEIGKAVAEGNLQKVIGIVKDEMQSKSKYTVKIAVTGDSGNGMSSFINALRLIGHDEEDSAPTGVVRTTQKPARYSSSHFPYVDLWDLPGLGATAQSVKSYLEEMQISTFDLIIIIASEQFSSNHVKLAEAMQRMRKRFYVVWTKLDRDLRTSTFPEPQLLQNIQKNIQENLQQAQVREPPVFLVSCFSPSLHDFPKLRETLQKDLTVIKHLDLLETLSHICEKNINDRVESIKRSIDADSLQRESEISDPDNMKEIQKVFQEIFGVDDESLRQVALKMGRPDTHFTSREFQEKLSNQQNDWTKWLYQSATQFVSKPYNFMKCCYHRHHSRHMQQKGILDETAGKAKAVLLEILKDSIPHP comes from the exons ATGGATTTAGTCATGAAGTTGCCACAAAATATATGGAAG ACTTTTACACTTCTTATAAACATGGCAAAATCTCTCAAGCTCCTCATCAGCCCATCGTCTAAATCCATCACTGCTGGTGAGTTAGTCTATACCAGCCAGAACTCTTCCTCtccagaagtcatggaggaaatTGGCAAGGCTGTGGCAGAGGGGAATTTACAGAAAGTGATAGGTATAGTCAAAGATGAAATGCAGAGTAAGTCTAAATACACAGTCAAGATCGCTGTGACTGGGGACTCTGGCAATGGCATGTCATCCTTCATCAATGCCCTTAGGCTCATTGGACATGATGAAGAAGATTCAGCTCCCACTGGGGTGGTGAGGACCACCCAGAAACCAGCCCGTTACTCCTCCTCCCACTTTCCCTATGTGGATCTGTGGGACCTGCCTGGCTTAGGGGCCACAGCCCAGAGTGTGAAGAGCTACCTGGAGGAGATGCAGATCAGCACATTCgacctcatcatcatcatcgcttCTGAGCAGTTCAGCTCAAATCATGTGAAGCTGGCTGAAGCCATGCAGAGGATGAGAAAGAG GTTCTATGTCGTCTGGACCAAGCTGGACAGGGACCTGAGGACAAGTACCTTCCCTGAACCCCAGCTACTGCAGAATATACAAAAGAATATCCAGGAGAATCTCCAGCAGGCTCAGGTGAGGGAGCCCCCCGTATTCCTGGTGTCCTGCTTTAGTCCGTCTCTTCACGACTTCCCAAAGCTTAGGGAGACCCTACAAAAAGACCTCACTGTCATCAAGCACCTTGATCTCTTAGAAACCCTTTCCCATATCTGTGAGAAAAATATTAACGATCGAGTAGAATCCATTAAAAGGAGCATAGATGCAGATAGCCTACAAAGAGAGTCTGAAATCTCAGATCCAGATAACATGAAAGAGATTCAGAAAGTATTCCAAGAAATCTTTGGTGTGGATGACGAGTCTCTCCGCCAGGTGGCTCTAAAAATGGGAAGGCCAGATACACATTTCACTAGCAGGGAGTTCCAGGAGAAACTGAGTAACCAACAAAACGACTGGACAAAATGGTTGTATCAGTCTGCAACACAGTTTGTCTCTAAACCTTATAACTTCATGAAGTGCTGTTATCACCGTCATCACAGTAGACACATGCAACAGAAAGGTATACTTGATGAAACTGCTGGCAAAGCCAAGGCCGTTCTGTTAGAAATCCTGAAAGACTCCATTCCTCATCCTTAG